TCATTCTGATTTTCAGATAGCGCTTTTTTAGCATCCATCAGCCTTCTAAAGGCAGTTAAATTTGTTAATACGGCAAGTAAAGCAATAGGAAATGTAAATATCGACATGGTTTCGAATACGTGAAAACGAATACCCGGTATATACAATTTGTAGTTGGCCGGTAAATAAGATGAGCAGATACCGCAAGCAATAGCAAAAACACCAATAGTGATCACTCTTTCGGGCCTTTGCATTAAGCCACCTTTTATTTCAACACCCAAACCTTCGGCACGGGCCCTTACATAGCTAACCATCATTGAGCCTATAAGCGCTATAAATGCAAATATCGAACTTAAAAAATAGTGGTGAGATACCAGGTAATAGCAAATACCTAAAAACATGATCAGCTCGCTGTAACGGTCTAAAACCGAATCGTACAAAGCGCCAAATACCGATTTCATGTTACCCAGGCGTGCTACCTGCCCGTCGAGCATATCAAACAAGCCGGCAAATAAAATTAAACCGCCTGCCCAGCCAATATAGCTTAGGTCGGCGCGGTCGCCATCTTCGCCGCCAATAATAAAAATAGCTGCAACCCCCACGTTTAACACAAAACCTATAGAGGTAACCGCGTTAGGCGTAAGGCCAAGTTTTATAAGTACCTTAACAAACGGATCAATAATTTTATATATCCCCAGTTGAACGCTGGTACGTACTGATGTTTGCTGTTCCATTTAACTATAAAAATAAATTAAAAATCTGTTAAATTAAAAATCAAATTTGATCTTGGTCCGTATGCCCCATTGTGCAATATCCGGATGATCCAAGTAGGTAAACCTTTTTACGAAGTCAACCCGCACAAACTTAAAAATGTTTTCGATGCCCACACTTCCCTCAATGTAAGGCGTTTTACCCAATGCATAAGTAATGGGGTTACCAACACCATCTGTTGGGTATTGATATAACGACGGATGTATAGATACATTATTCTCATCGCTTACACCACCATATAACATCTTGAAAGAAGCTGTCTCGCGCCATTTTAGGCGTTTAAACAAAGGGATCTTATTAAAGAAGAAGCCCTCAAAATGCTGGTCGATATTGATACTTACCGATTTATCGCTCACAAACTCTAAAAAGTTCATTAAGTTGTAAGAATCTATTACGTAAGCGTAAGTTTGGTTAGCCCTATGTATATTAAGTAGCGGGTATGGCAATTGCCCAAACGTTTTATTACCTTCTAATATGATATCCGAGTGGCCGAAAGGGGCAATATAAAAGCGTTTTTCGCCCCGGAATTTTACGTTTTGATAACCATATTCGCCATTAAGCACATTTTTTAATCCGGCTGTAAAGTCTAACGACAAAATAGGGTACTGGTTAATAATAGGGGTGCGGAATAGCTTACCCTGGTAATATTGTTCGTGCGGTGCATAACGCAAGCCAAAGGTAGCCTCGGTTGTAGATAGGTGCTGTATAATTGTATTATCGCCATTTAAAAACGGAAATAGGGTACCCGCGGGGGTTTGTATCCATTTCCTTAAACCGGCTTTGTACGAAAAGTGGTTTTCATACTCGTGCACATAATCTATACGGTAAAAGTCGTTATATAAATATTTATCGTTGGTGCCGCGTTTAAAAGACAATAAAATGTTGTCTTCCTGTATAAATTGTAACTCTTGCCCGGGTATTTTAGTGTCGCGCTGTACACTTGCGCTGATGTAGTTTTGCGGGAATTTGTAAATGCTTTTACTGTTTAAAGAGTAGGTGCCTTTTAAAAAGTATTTCCATCGGTCATCCTTAAAACCATAAGCTGCATAGCTTTCTAAAAATACACGCTTACTAAATTCCGTGGTTGTTCGGCCGCCTAACCTAAGCCTGAAACCCTCTACCGGGTTAAAGCTGTAAAATGTGCTTGCAGGGCCAACTTCAAATTTGCCAAAACCCTTAAAGCCTGCAAATAAAAGCGTTACAATATCGGCCGTACGCCTAAACGATGGCATATGTGTAAGGCTATCAATGTTTTTATACACCTTAGATTCAGCCGTTGTAAGCGTGTCTAAACGGTTTTGTTGCCAAAAGCTTTCGCTACGGTGTTTAACCGCATCATCTCCAATATCCACGCTTGGCAAATAGGTGGTATCGGGGTGCGGTTTATTTACAATATAGTTTTTATAGGTAATGGTACGTACGCCAAATAAGCCGCTCTTGCGTTTTTGTGTTACGCCAAAATCTGCAAATGTATTGCTTTTACTTAAGTGAAAGCGGCCATCAGGGTTTTGCTCAAAGTCCTGGTCAACATGCATCGACCGTACAAAGTTTACGTTAATGTTTTTATTAATGGTTAACCCGGCTTTTTGCACAGCATAGTTGCCATCAAGTGTGATGTATATATCGCCTTCGAACAGTACATCGTTGGTATTACGTGGTGTAAAACTTAGTTGTACCAGCTTTATATTATTATCGGTAGTGATAGTATCTGTTATAAAAAACTTGTAAAAGGTTGGTGCAGCGTCAGCTATGGGGCTTAAAAACTGCTTGCCCAAAAGTAATATGCTATTATCATAAATATCTACCTTTTCATACAGGTGTTTAAAGTACTGGCCTATGCCTTCGCTATCAAAAGCAGGCCCAAAGTTTACACCTTTTTGGCCAAGTACAACCTCTTTAAGTTTCTCGGGGTTTTTACGGTAATAGACCTGCGACAGCTTCTCTTCCAGGTAAATAGGAAGTAAAGATTTACCGGCGTAACTGGTGCTATCTCTGTTGTCAAAAATGAATTTATATTTTCTCAGGAATTTTTTTTGAGGCACCTTTTCCGAAAGGTTACTTAACGAAAACTGCATCTTGTCGTATTCCCGGTATTCAACAAACGGGTAGCTTTCTGGGCGATTTTTGGCTTTGTTTGCTATAACCCTACGTATCAACTCAACAGCGGGGTTGTCTTTATTATGGTAGGGTGGATTTTTTTTAGATTTTACCACCACTTCGCCAAGTTGTTTAGCGGATGGGAATAGCCTTACATTTAATACCTGCTCTTTACCGGGTTGAATGGTTAATATGGCATCCTTGTAACCAAGATAGGTTACTTTTAACTGGGTATAATTTTGAGCTGACCTTATGGTGTATTTACCATCGTTATTGCTATTTACGCCAATGGTGCTGCCTATAAATGTTATGGTAACAAAGGGCAGGGGTTGTTTATTGCCGGCATCGGTAACGGTGCCGGTTACTACAGTGGTTTGCGCTGCTAACGTGGTACTTATAAATAATAAGATTAAGAAAAATAGGGGCTTTAAAAAATTCTTAAAATTCATTCAACGTTAAATACTATGCAAATACAAACCTTTTTTGGAGAAAGTAATTATAACTGACACCAACTACAACTGAAACTAAAGCCTTTGATATAATGTAACTTAAACCTATGTAATGAGTTACTAAAAATACCCCTGCTGTGGTAAGCGCTAAATTGCCTAACCAAACCGCCATGTATTTTATAACCTGTTTTGGTATGGTTTCGTCTTTGCTTTTAAATACCCAAACCCTGCCTAAAGCAAAGTTTGTTACGCCACCGCTAATAGTGCCAATTAAGCTTGCAATTACGTACCAAAGGTAAAAAAATTCCTTACAGACTATTGTGGTCAAAAAGTCAAATATCGTTGCTATAATAGATGAGGCCTGTGCCTTTACAAATGTTGCCATTAAATGCCCGGCGCTTTATTATTAACCTTGCCGTAAGGTTTAGGAGGAATTACAATTGTGTAAAAACACATTAGTAAACAATGCTACTACTTACGCAAATAATATGCGCTTAGTATTGAAGTAAATGTAAAATAATGTTAAATAGGCTTTATTATCTAATTTTACAGTAAATCCTGCTCAAATAAAAAAGGCAGGCTATTACCAATTATGGTAATAGCCTGCCTTTAGGGAGTATTTATGAATTTGCAAACATATCGTCGTAATAGTCGAGGCCTAAGTGTGTGATCAGGTCTTCGCCCATTAAATAACGTAATGTGTTTTCTAATTTAATTAGTTGTTTGAAAATATCATTTTCGGCATGCAGGCCCGGTGCAGTTTGCGGCGATTTAAGGTAGAATGATAACCATTCTTGTATACCACTCATGTTTGCACGTTTAGCCATATCGCTAAACAAGGCAAGGTCTAATGCAATTGGCGCAGCTAATATCGAGTCGCGGCAAAGAAAGTTGATCTTAATTTGCATTTTATAACCTAACCAGCCAAATATGTCAATGTTATCCCAGCTTTCTTTGTTATCGCCATGCGGAGGGTAGTAGTTGATACGTATTTTGTGGAAAATTTCTCCGTATAACTCAGGGTTATCTTCGGGGCGTAAAATATCTTCTAACACGCCTAATTTTGATACCTCTTTAGTTTTAAAGTTATCTGGGTCGTCAAGTACCAAACCATCGCGGTTACCCAAAATATTGGTAGAGAACCAGCCATGTACACCTAAAGAGCGTGCTGCTAAACCAGGTGCTAAAACAGTCTTCATTAATGTTTGGCCTGTTTTAAAATCTTTACCTGCAATAGGTGTTTGCGTTAGTTTTGCCAACTCGATCATAGCAGGGATATCAACTGTTAAGTTAGGGGCACCGTTAGCGAAGGGTACACCTAATTTTAAAGCTGCATATGCGTATATCATACTTGGCGCAATACGCTTATCATCATCTTTTAAAGCTTGTTCAAAAGCGGCAAGCGTTTCATGGATTTCCGATCCTTCAAAGTATACTTCAGTCGATCCGCACCATACTAATACTACACGGTCGCAGCCTTTTTCTTTCTGGAAGTTTTTAATGTCTTCCATAACTTGTTGTGCCAATTCGTAACGTGTACCTGTTTTAACGTGGGCGCCGTCAAGGTTTTTAGCATAGTTTTTATCAAAAGCGGCTTTCATCGGAATGATAGCTTCAAGGCCTTCTTTTACTTCGTTAAGTAAAGATGCCTCTAAAACTTTAGCATTCATCGCGGCTTCGTATACGTTATCTTCATATACATCCCATCCACCAAAAACAATATCTTCCAATTTTGCCAATGGCACAAAATCTTTAATTTTTGGGTGGCGGTTTTCAGTTCGTTTACCTAAACGGATGCTTCCCATTTGTGTAAGTGAACCAACAGGTTGCGATATACCTTTTTTAACAGCTTCAACACCGGCTATAAGTGTTGTTGCAACGGCTCCTAAGCCGGGGATCAGTATACCAAGCTTTCCTTGTGCAGGTTTAATGTTAATCTTCATTATTACTATCAGTTTTAAAAGTAGCGAGATCATCAGCAGCTAACATGTAGCTGACACCGATCTCATGGTGGTTTTTGTTTATATAATAAGGGCTAATGCCAATTATTCTGTTTG
This portion of the Inquilinus sp. KBS0705 genome encodes:
- a CDS encoding CDP-alcohol phosphatidyltransferase family protein, coding for MEQQTSVRTSVQLGIYKIIDPFVKVLIKLGLTPNAVTSIGFVLNVGVAAIFIIGGEDGDRADLSYIGWAGGLILFAGLFDMLDGQVARLGNMKSVFGALYDSVLDRYSELIMFLGICYYLVSHHYFLSSIFAFIALIGSMMVSYVRARAEGLGVEIKGGLMQRPERVITIGVFAIACGICSSYLPANYKLYIPGIRFHVFETMSIFTFPIALLAVLTNLTAFRRLMDAKKALSENQND
- a CDS encoding carboxypeptidase-like regulatory domain-containing protein is translated as MNFKNFLKPLFFLILLFISTTLAAQTTVVTGTVTDAGNKQPLPFVTITFIGSTIGVNSNNDGKYTIRSAQNYTQLKVTYLGYKDAILTIQPGKEQVLNVRLFPSAKQLGEVVVKSKKNPPYHNKDNPAVELIRRVIANKAKNRPESYPFVEYREYDKMQFSLSNLSEKVPQKKFLRKYKFIFDNRDSTSYAGKSLLPIYLEEKLSQVYYRKNPEKLKEVVLGQKGVNFGPAFDSEGIGQYFKHLYEKVDIYDNSILLLGKQFLSPIADAAPTFYKFFITDTITTDNNIKLVQLSFTPRNTNDVLFEGDIYITLDGNYAVQKAGLTINKNINVNFVRSMHVDQDFEQNPDGRFHLSKSNTFADFGVTQKRKSGLFGVRTITYKNYIVNKPHPDTTYLPSVDIGDDAVKHRSESFWQQNRLDTLTTAESKVYKNIDSLTHMPSFRRTADIVTLLFAGFKGFGKFEVGPASTFYSFNPVEGFRLRLGGRTTTEFSKRVFLESYAAYGFKDDRWKYFLKGTYSLNSKSIYKFPQNYISASVQRDTKIPGQELQFIQEDNILLSFKRGTNDKYLYNDFYRIDYVHEYENHFSYKAGLRKWIQTPAGTLFPFLNGDNTIIQHLSTTEATFGLRYAPHEQYYQGKLFRTPIINQYPILSLDFTAGLKNVLNGEYGYQNVKFRGEKRFYIAPFGHSDIILEGNKTFGQLPYPLLNIHRANQTYAYVIDSYNLMNFLEFVSDKSVSINIDQHFEGFFFNKIPLFKRLKWRETASFKMLYGGVSDENNVSIHPSLYQYPTDGVGNPITYALGKTPYIEGSVGIENIFKFVRVDFVKRFTYLDHPDIAQWGIRTKIKFDF
- a CDS encoding GtrA family protein; translated protein: MATFVKAQASSIIATIFDFLTTIVCKEFFYLWYVIASLIGTISGGVTNFALGRVWVFKSKDETIPKQVIKYMAVWLGNLALTTAGVFLVTHYIGLSYIISKALVSVVVGVSYNYFLQKRFVFA
- a CDS encoding inositol-3-phosphate synthase, which gives rise to MKINIKPAQGKLGILIPGLGAVATTLIAGVEAVKKGISQPVGSLTQMGSIRLGKRTENRHPKIKDFVPLAKLEDIVFGGWDVYEDNVYEAAMNAKVLEASLLNEVKEGLEAIIPMKAAFDKNYAKNLDGAHVKTGTRYELAQQVMEDIKNFQKEKGCDRVVLVWCGSTEVYFEGSEIHETLAAFEQALKDDDKRIAPSMIYAYAALKLGVPFANGAPNLTVDIPAMIELAKLTQTPIAGKDFKTGQTLMKTVLAPGLAARSLGVHGWFSTNILGNRDGLVLDDPDNFKTKEVSKLGVLEDILRPEDNPELYGEIFHKIRINYYPPHGDNKESWDNIDIFGWLGYKMQIKINFLCRDSILAAPIALDLALFSDMAKRANMSGIQEWLSFYLKSPQTAPGLHAENDIFKQLIKLENTLRYLMGEDLITHLGLDYYDDMFANS